From Polaribacter haliotis:
AAAAATCCTACTAAAACAACTGGCGTATTTGTATAAGTTGTAGCTCCTTGGTCGTTAGGGTTTCTTGTGTTTCCTGTATCTCTTCCAGAACCATTAAAACTTTGGTAAGAATAACCAGCAGTAATATCTGTTTTAATTTTGTTAAATGTATTTACATAATTTAAGTATGTATCTAAAGACTCGTTTAAAACTTCATTTCTGTAAGCAGAATCATTTCCAATAAAAACATCGTTAAAACTTGCTGGACTATTTAGAGCAGAAATACTTGTTCCATCTCCAATAGATTTATCGAAACCTAAATTAACGGTTGCAGTCATCTCTGGTAAAAAGTGAAATTTATAATCTAAGTTTAAGTTTCCATAATGTCTAAATACATCCGAGCTATTATTATTTTGTAATAAAGCAGCAACTGGGTTTCTTGTTCCATTTTGCATAATAACTCTACCTTGAGCATCTCTTGTAAAATGCTGATAAAATCCACCAAATGGAGAAGAATTATCTCTAACTGGTTGTGAAGGATCGTAACGTAGTGCAGAGGCAACTTGTCCTGCATCTGCAAAACGATTGTCTTCGAAAGCTCTATTGTAATTTAAGTTTACTTTTAAATGGTCATTTAAAAAAGAAGGATTCATAGATAAAGAAATGGTAGCTCTATCATATTGAGAAGTTAAAATATTTCCCTCGATATTTGCGAAACCAACAGATAATCTTGTTGGAAGAAATCCAAAAATTTGACCTCTAGCAGTTAAATTGTGTTGCGTAGAAACCGACTTTTGATAAATTTCATTTTGCCAATTGGTACTAGCAGTTCCAAGTAAAGCAATATCACTTGGTCTTTTTAAAGCTATTAAATTTCTAAAATCATCACCATTAAAAACATTTACACGATCTTTAATTTCACCAAACCCCATTTGGAAATCGTAATCTAAAGAATAATCGCTTCTTCCTTTTTTAGTTGTAATAATTATTACCCCATTTGCACCTCTAGAACCATAAATGGCAGTTGCAGAAGCATCTTTTAAAATAGAGAAAGAGTCAATGTCATTTGGATTAATACTTGCTAAAACTCCTCTAGAGCCTCCAGCAGTTCCAGACATTGGTAAACCATCAATAACAATTAATGGGTTGTTAGAAGCATTTAAAGAAGATCCCCCACGAATTCTAATTTCAGAACCAGAACCTGGTGCACCACTTGTGGTAATATTTACCCCAGCAACTCGTCCGCTTAATAAATTCTCAGGAGTAACTATGTTACCTTTTGTAAATTCTTTTGCTGTAATTGCTTCTACAGAACCAGTAGCATCTTTAACAGTCGTGGATCCATAACCAACAACTACAATTTCATCTAATTTTTCTGCGGAATCTTCTAATTCAACTGTTAAGTTTAAGTTTGTTCCTATAGTAACTTCTTTGTTGGCGTATCCTAAATATCTAAATACAAGAATATCTCCTGTTTTTACTTTAGTTATTTGAAAATTTCCATCGAAGTCGGTTTCTGTACCTTTAACAGTACCTTTTACTACTACACTTACACCAGGCAAAGGTTCGCCAGATGATTTTTCTTTTACAATACCTTTTACTGTTTGTTGTGCAAACATGCTAAAAGATGTAGTTAAAAGTAGTCCGATTAACAATAATTTAAATTTTTTCATGTATAATTTGTTAAATAATAACTGTAAATTTGATTTGTATTAACAATAAATTTACATTCCACGATTGTAAATATATACAGACAAACCTTATTTTCAATAGAATAAAATCTACGAAATCGGTTTCGTGTTGACAACTTTTTTTTATAATTTATCATTAAATTAGCAAAATAAAACGCTAAAATTCGTCATTTAATAAAAAATGAAGCAAAAAATTACAATTAAAACAATCGCAAAAGAATTAGGGGTATCTACTTCTACTGTTTCTAAAGCTTTAAAAGATAGCCATGAAATTAGTAAAGAAACTAAAGATAAAATTCAGGCATATGCCAATCTTTACAACTATAAACCCAATAATTTAGCACTACAACTTCGAAATCAAAAAACAAAAGTAATTGGAGTAATTTGACCTAAAATTGTAC
This genomic window contains:
- a CDS encoding LacI family DNA-binding transcriptional regulator, whose translation is MKQKITIKTIAKELGVSTSTVSKALKDSHEISKETKDKIQAYANLYNYKPNNLALQLRNQKTKVIGVI